The proteins below come from a single Aegilops tauschii subsp. strangulata cultivar AL8/78 chromosome 6, Aet v6.0, whole genome shotgun sequence genomic window:
- the LOC141025863 gene encoding uncharacterized protein gives MAANGDITDDEFPNDDFFPDVNDLFSDMTIGTSAPSATAPQFSPIAFAATLKPAPFEGVNYKRWRARAVLWLTTMNCFHASKGKPEGELTAEQEQTFQATDTLFRGAVLSVLGDKIVDPFMTIMVGKDMWDALEAKFGVADAGSELYIMEQYHDYKMTDDRSVVEQAHEIQSLTKELEHLNCVLPDKFIAGGIIAKLPPSWRNFATSLKHKRQEFTVVNLMGTLDVEEKARVKDTHARFHEGNSSANLVRKRNFHTHKPKNKNYARKGKFDGKYKAPQPVNFKEKKDIYKKKGKCHVCGSEEHWASSCKDRWDMRQNENNSKTANVVIGDVDMKDVGSQELHPC, from the exons ATGGCTGCGAACGGCGACATCACTGACGACGAGTTCCccaacgacgacttcttccccgacgtcaaCGACCTCTTCAGCGACATGACGATCGGGACATCTGCACCTTCTGCTACTGCGCC GCAATTTTCTCCTATTGCTTTTGCTGCAACTCTCAAGCCCGCACCATTTGAGGGCGTGAACTATAAGAGGTGGCGTGCGAGGGCAGTTCTTTGGCTTACCACCATGAACTGTTTTCACGCCTCTAAAGGCAAGCCAGAGGGAGAGCTGACTGCTGAGCAGGAGCAAACTTTCCAGGCTACAGACACCCTCTTCAGAGGTGCTGTCTTGAGTGTTCTTGGCGACAAGATTGTCGACCCATTCATGACCATCATGGTCGGTAAAGATATGTGGGATGCGCTCGAAGCCAAGTTTGGAGTCGCGGACGCAGGAAGTGAGTTGTATATCATGGAACAGTACCATGATTACAAGATGACTGATGACCGCTCCGTTGTTGAGCAGGCTCATGAGATTCAGTCGCTCACTAAAGAACTTGAGCATCTCAATTGTGTGTTACCGGACAAATTCATTGCCGGaggcatcattgccaagcttcctccttcatggaggaattttgCTACCTCTCTGAAGCATAAGAGGCAAGAGTTTACTGTTGTCAATCTAATGGGCACTCTTGATGTAGAAGAGAAGGCGAGGGTAAAAGACACACATGCTCGTTTCCATGAGGGGAATTCCAGTGCCAATTTGGTACGAAAGAGAAATTTCCATACCCACAAACCCAAGAACAAAAACTATGCGAGAAAAGGAAAATTTGATGGCAAGTACAAAGCCCCACAACCTGTCAacttcaaggagaagaaggatATTTATAAGAAGAAAGGAAAGTGCCATGTATGTGGCAGTGAAGAACATTGGGCTTCATCCTGCAAGGACCGCTGGGACATGCGTCAGAATGAGAACAATagcaagaccgctaatgttgttATTGGCGATGTTGACATGAAAGATGTCGG gtcgcaagAACTGCACCCGTGCTGA